The genomic segment AAAAATCCAGTGGTTGATCAAATATAATTGTCATAGGCCAATCTGCATTAATATAGGATATGTTTTGAGATAGAGAAAAACCATTCTTCCAGGTTGACTAAAGTCTAAAAGGGTCAGCATCTTTCTTGGagcttataattattttaaacttaCAATCTTTCTTAATGTGCATCACCTGGTTatcataatttttatatttttcgtTTGGCACAAGTATCGTTTGTACGCTACATTGCGATTCTCAAGTATGAAGAATATCACGGACCTTTTCATACAGTGTTTTGATGAATTGGTTATTTTTGTATGTAGAAGTGGAAAATCTCATGCTTTCGGCATGAAGAATTTTTATCTGGCTCCCCAAACCCTGATTCGGGCGAGAAAATCCCACACGAGTCTGAGAAGTCAGAAATTAGCAAATCAAATATTGAAAAAAGAAATTGGGCAACAAATCTTAGAGAGGTAAGAATATCTTTCCTTTGTTTGGCTGTTCCTGAGGTTTGCTATCTTGTTCCTGTTGCTGCTTATTTACCATGGGCCATGAGAACTTGCATAATATGACTTGCCATTTCTCATTGTTCTAGAGTTAACAAATGGCTGTTTGAGCATATCAAGGAAAATGAAAAACACGGTAAGGGTGTGACCATGGATTCATTGTTTTTCTTTTGCAGGCTGTAGATGCACTGTTAAAGGTGATTGGGAGACGGTGGACTGTACCATGGACTGCAGAGACCATCCTTCAAGTAAGATCCTTTTCCCACTTGTGATAATGTCATCTTTGAAAAATGACAGTTGTCTATTGCTTTGCCATTGCCTGGCTGCAAAAGGGTACATCATATATCCAAGTTTTAGTATAAAATAATCAGCTTTGGGCATTGTGATATTTGAGTTCTCCTGGGAGAACATGATGCTCCAGATATACACTGTGGTTTGTTGCTTGAGTTTTATTTGCAAGAACTAGTTGGCTGCGTATAAGATACAATTAATTTGGTATTCCGCGATAAATTTGTGATTTTTCATTTGATTAGAAACTTTATCTGTTGTAAATCTGGATCTTTATTCTTTTCCATTGATTGCAAAAGTATGAATTGAGACAGCTAGCTTTGGTACTTGGGATTTTCATTAAGGTCGTCAGTTGATACTATGATTCAAAGAATAACTGTCTTTTGACGAACCTAATTATTTTAGGGCACTGGCTTATAAAATTTGTTAGCCTCTGCCAAGAATTTTGctctataaaattttatttgataCAATAAATTGCAGTGAACAATGATTGATTGAAGCTTGCTTCTTTACAAACTCTCTTTCTAGAGTATGGTTCGACAGAGATGCTATTGGATTCTTGTATGATTACTTTTGTCTCCTCGGCAGCCAAGGTTGCTTCAGCGTTGAATAATACAATTGCAAATTGATGCCAAATCAGTACTAGTGGGattcataatttaatatgtATTTAGGATAGTGTTCTGTTTAGAATGGAACAATGTAGTGAAACTTTCTGGTGATGCAGGTTACACTCCTTTGGATTATGTCATTCTGGTTCATTGGTTCGTGGATGATTCCATTTGCTGCACATATTACGGGCTTCAGCAGAGAATCACTGACCTTCAGAGGGCAAGCTTTGTTCAGCCTTCTAACAGACGTAACCGAAGGCCTAGCTGGAATTTTAATCCTTTACCGCTCTTTGTCTCGATTTCGTCCCCTCTCATCGGATTGGTTTAGATTTACCCTGAAAGGAAAATGGCTATTTGATGTTTTGCTTGGGTGTTCCATGTTCCCATTAGTGAACCGTCTCTCTCAGTTCAACCTCGATCTATTACCACCAGTTCTGCCTTCCACACCCCTCACTCTCTCTAGTGTCGAGCAGTCTATAATGGCACGTGATCCAATTGCAATGGCTCTTTATGCACTAGTACTTGTCGTGTGTGCTCCTCTCTGGGAAGAAATCGTATTCCGAGGCTTTCTTCTACCCTCTTTGACTAAATACATGCCAGTGTGGTGCTCCGTTTTAGTCAGTTCAGCAGCCTTTGCTCTGGCACATTTTAACGTACAAAGAATGTTGCCACTGATATTTCTCGGGGTTGTGATGGGTGTAACTTATACGAGGTCAAGAAATCTATTACCCTCCATGCTCTTGCACAGTCTGTGGAATGGCTTTGTATTCCTGGATTTAATGAAATGAGAGAACTGTTTTTTGTTTCATATGCTAATCTATACTCTATATGGTCTTTCGTCTGGGATCCTTGAGAAAAGATGGAGAGCAGATAATCAATCGTTATGGAGGCGATTATGGGGCTACGGCTCTCTTCAAATTATATGGGCTCGTTTGCAAACGATCATGATCAGGATACCCGAAGTTGGATGGATTCAGTCGAGATAATTGACCATTAATGTTATGACTCGGTGAAGGGTCGAGCCAGAAGATTATTTGGATAAGACTCTAATCTCTGTATTCATCAGCGTAGTGACTGCATCTGTTATATTGTTTCATTGCTTTTCTCTGTGGCTGAAGAAACGAGATTATTTATGGAGAAAAGCAGGAAATTTCACCGTAAATTGTCATTGAAATAGTAGCTAAAAAATATGATAGTAATCAAGGACTGTTTAAATTCTTATAACCCAATTCCGAAATAGTAGTCAACTATGTAAACATTTAGTATTTGATTATAACATATTttaatgaaattaaaataaaacgtcgataattgATTAAAACCTGCTTCTTTCTCACTGCTAAGCAAGTGTaggagaaaataaataaattggtgACGGTTCCAAAGCCGACATGCAAGTTGCTGCATCCCACGTCGCCGAAATCATGGATTTTTGTTGATTCACAAACTATAAATAAAACCGAAAAGACGAAGGAACGCAAGATGGTGCGCGGACACAGCACCAAAAATAGATATCCAGACTGATTGGCTGTGCAAGCGCGGCGCACAAGACCATGAAACAGTGGAGTTTATGCATTGATTTTGTACCACGTCCATCCTTCTGAGGCAGCCATCTGGTGCATAATTTATCCATTCTTTTGCCACGCCATCCTGTACTTATACGCCACCCGTCATCAAAGCAACGGTCATACTTTATACTAGTGACTATGCACACGCGATGCGTGTATCGCGtgtgtataatttttttatcattatcaatGGACTAAAGTGTAATTTGATAATTTATGGggtgactaaattgatatttaaattgttgaaataaaaaaaaataaataaaagtgtgtgttgaaatttgaacaaaaaataacaaaaaacagaagtgtaataatattaatatcatgtaagggtaaaattggaaaaaaataaCTTGATGTCCTCCTAGATAATTACTATCATATGCTCATCCTTAATACAGAAGTATAGATATATTTTAAAACCCACAGGCTATcttaaataaaaagtaaaacacTATAAATAAGACTATATCCAGATTTCCAGAAAACTTTCAAAGAGTGCGAGAATTTTATTAAGGAATCGCTAGTGTATATGAGTAACAACCCACCCGTCACTTAGATAGTGTCAGAGCATTACCAACTCAATTTCTCCATTTGGTGAGACTCgtttatgattaaaaaaaatgttaattaaaaattattgtaAACATTATAAATTTGAAAACCATCtccttaattttaatttttaatctgtttaaatttttttttaatcttagatcaatcaaatcattttaATGAAATATCATTGTTTAAATGattcaaattatttattaaataatactaTTTCATAtcctcataaaaaaaattaataatcaaattattatttcaatCGAGTTAAACGAGCTCAAGTAAACTTTAATTTTGACACCAATTAAACCTATGAGCTGACTGGGTGCGGAGAATAAATCAACGTGTCATCGTATTACGGCAATGGCTACTCGGCGCAAATCCTAGCCGTTCGAAGGTATCACGTCACACTCTGTAGTGGGTCCCACACCCCCGGCCCTTTAGTTTCAGAAAGCCTGATAAAGGTGGAGAAACCGTTGATAAATGTATAACCACCGCGTTCCGCCACCACCGGTGCTCTGATTCAACTGTGCCTCTCCGCCGTCTAATCACGCTTACACCGCCAAATGAACGAGTTGTAAAACGGCGTCGCCTGCTTGCCGTGTTTCCGTTAATTCACGTCCTTCGTCGTTAATTGGTTATTCCTACGAGGAAATATTAGTTCACATTTATGCGCCTCTGTTTTAGTGCAAGACGTGGAAAGAATTGCTCGGTGAAATTTTTTTCTGGCGCTGGTTTTTTGGTCTTGTTTGAAATTTTGTGGAGCGTGAGAGTTTCTGAGAAATGGAATCGAAACATATGTTAATCTCGGCTTTGGGAGTGGGGATAGGAGTAGGAGTGGGTATTGGTTTGGCTTCGGGATCTGAAACCGTCAGCAGATGGGCCGGTGGGGCTTCGACGTCTGCCGGTGTTACGCCGCATGTAATGGAGCAGGAGATGTTAAGTCTCATCGTTGACGGAAGAGATAGCAATGTCACCTTCGATCAGTTTCCGTACTACCTAAGGTTGATTTAGTAGATCGCTGTCCTTTATGTTTACATTTTCCCAATCATGTTTCAGCCGGAAAAAGGAGAACACTGATTAAGTAACCGAATTTGATTtgctttttttgtttgtttgttatTCTGACATAAATACAAACATGTCAACTACTTTTTATGCTTTCTATTTCAACTGCCACGAAATGGGAGCCACGGTCTGTGTACTGTGAAAATAGATTCTTATGAAATTATGTCCATAACTGTTTATGGCCATCGCTTCGTCTGGATTTTGTAGTGTTTCTCCTCATCAAGTGATCTTTCCAAGATATGGGTTTTTGGCAATGAAGAGCTAATTTCTACTGCATTTTCCATGTATTTTAGCTGTGAACTTTGTTTACTTGTGTCCAGGAAAAAAAAGGGCAAATCAAATTTAACACAAAAAAAGCAAATCAAATTCCTGATCTTTGGTGCCTGCCCTCGTTTATACTGTGTCGAATTATATAATGCTGGGTTGTGGCAAATATCAACATAAAGCATGTTATGTAAGGACATGGCCTGCATGGTCATAACTCATATCACAATCATACTGCCTTACTTCTTTGGGAGGTACTCTTGTTCGTCAACCAGTGGCTGCATTTCGACCACCCGACAAAACTCTCCCTTCTGTTTCGAACCTAGAACATCCTTGATTCCAGATTGGCTCTGCGTAAATGAAGTTAGACGTATTCTTTAATCCAATCCGTTTTTCCATTTATTAGAATGGAAGCTATTTTTGTAAAGGCTCAACCTTTGGTATTTGGATAACCAGCATGAAAGAAATGGTTTCTTATTTTTACTGTACTCTCTAACTTGTATTCTTTGAGATTAAGAGAAAATGATAAAAGACGAAAAATTTTGTGAGATTGAACAAAGTGGCGACAATTCGAGAAGTGATTAGTCACAATTCTAGTGAGAGTGAGACATACCCAGAGTCTGTTTTGTTGTGCTGGACCAACTTAGCATTAATAGAAACTCTCTGCTGCTCGTAGCCACAGCAATTTGAAAGCTTGTCACCGT from the Primulina eburnea isolate SZY01 chromosome 3, ASM2296580v1, whole genome shotgun sequence genome contains:
- the LOC140825150 gene encoding uncharacterized protein — encoded protein: MVAINPSTPKFRDINRQPQCNLMLSYQYLPQSPVLSTSSHRFRALKFAAKSAFPHSWNFPVSEAHRRFPTKKWKISCFRHEEFLSGSPNPDSGEKIPHESEKSEISKSNIEKRNWATNLREAVDALLKVIGRRWTVPWTAETILQVTLLWIMSFWFIGSWMIPFAAHITGFSRESLTFRGQALFSLLTDVTEGLAGILILYRSLSRFRPLSSDWFRFTLKGKWLFDVLLGCSMFPLVNRLSQFNLDLLPPVLPSTPLTLSSVEQSIMARDPIAMALYALVLVVCAPLWEEIVFRGFLLPSLTKYMPVWCSVLVSSAAFALAHFNVQRMLPLIFLGVVMGVTYTRSRNLLPSMLLHSLWNGFVFLDLMK